CCCAGGATCTTCTCGATCGCCTGCGACTCGGCCCGGCTCGGCTCGCGGAACTTTCGCCCCACGCACCCGTCGGGCGCGCAGACGTCACACACGCCGCAGGGCCTCCCGTCGTCCTCCTGGTCGCCGAAATGCCGCACCAGGTGCAGCATCCGGCACCCGTGCCCCTCGGCGTACCGGGCCATCTTGGCGAGGTCCTCCTGCTTGTGCCTCCGCTGCGCCACGTATTCGGCGAGAAACCCCTCGCTCCCCCGCCGGATCCCCCCGTCCGCGTCGAGGATCGCGCCTCCGCTGATCCAGAGCTTCTCCAGCACCTTCTCGAACTTCTCGGGATCCGACTCCACCCTCGGCGCGAGGCTCTCCTTCGCCTGCGGCCGCGTCGACAGCGCCCCGAACAGCGCCGACAAGAGCGCCGGATCCGGATAATCGCGTTCGAAGAAGAACTCGTGCGTCCTCCGGTCCGTGAACGAATGCATCAAGATCGCCCGCGAGGGCAGCCCGTCCCGCCCTGCGCGCCCGATCTCCTGGTAATACGCCTCCACGCTCCCCGGCAGCGCCATGTGGACCACGGTCCTCACATTGGGTTTGTCCACACCCATTCCGAACGCGATCGTCGCCACCACCACATCGAGCTCTCCCCCCAGAAACGCCGCCTGGATCCGGTCCCGCGTCCCTGTCTCCATCCCTGCGTGATAGGCCGCCGCGCCGAGCTCCTTCGCCGTCTCCTCCGCGTGCTTCCGCGTCGGCGCATACACGATCGCGGGCCGCCGCTCCTTCGGCCCGAGTAGCTTCTTCAACGCCTCCACCCTCGCCGACGGCGACAGCTCCACCACCTCGATCCCGAGGTTCGTCCGGCGAAACCCGTGAATGAAGCGACCCGCCTCCGAGAGCCCGAGCTCCCTCGCGATATCGTCCTGCACCATCGGCGTCGCGGTCGCCGTCAGCGCCACCACCGGCGCCGGCCTGAGCGAAGGCAACCGCTGCCCCAGCATCCGATACTCCGGCCTGAAATCGTGCCCCCAGTGTGAAATACAATGCGCCTCATCCACCGCGACCAGCGTCGGCTTCCTCTTCGCCAGCATCTCGGGGAACCCCGGCACCCGCAGCCGCTCCGGCGCAATGAACAAAAAATCCAGCCGCCCCGCCAGATACTCCGCGCAGGCCGCCCGCGAGCTCTGCCGATCCCGCCCCGAATGAATCCGCTCCGCGGCAAACCCCTGCGCCCGGAGCTTCCCCACCTGATCCTCCATCAAAGCAATGAGCGGACTCACCACCAGCGTCGTCCCCCGCCGCGCGATCCCGGGCAACTGATAACAAAGCGACTTCCCGGCCCCCGTCGGCATGACCAGGAGCACATCCCGCCCCTCGGTCAC
This genomic stretch from Polyangium spumosum harbors:
- a CDS encoding RecQ family ATP-dependent DNA helicase, which encodes MGQTRVGAALPLAERREVREGATLGEILRERFGFSGFRPYQEAVCRAVTEGRDVLLVMPTGAGKSLCYQLPGIARRGTTLVVSPLIALMEDQVGKLRAQGFAAERIHSGRDRQSSRAACAEYLAGRLDFLFIAPERLRVPGFPEMLAKRKPTLVAVDEAHCISHWGHDFRPEYRMLGQRLPSLRPAPVVALTATATPMVQDDIARELGLSEAGRFIHGFRRTNLGIEVVELSPSARVEALKKLLGPKERRPAIVYAPTRKHAEETAKELGAAAYHAGMETGTRDRIQAAFLGGELDVVVATIAFGMGVDKPNVRTVVHMALPGSVEAYYQEIGRAGRDGLPSRAILMHSFTDRRTHEFFFERDYPDPALLSALFGALSTRPQAKESLAPRVESDPEKFEKVLEKLWISGGAILDADGGIRRGSEGFLAEYVAQRRHKQEDLAKMARYAEGHGCRMLHLVRHFGDQEDDGRPCGVCDVCAPDGCVGRKFREPSRAESQAIEKILGALAEEDGQPMGRLYRETFGDALDRRSFEHLVNGLVRAGLCEVRSDSFQKGGEWIEFQRVSLTEEGQTRGGANETRFVTLDEAPKKKARGKSSKGGSSKRGASSRAFWAWKARQKNGG